A stretch of the Ensifer sp. PDNC004 genome encodes the following:
- the hslV gene encoding ATP-dependent protease subunit HslV — protein sequence MSEHNPYGTMHATTIITVRKDGKVVMAGDGQVSLGQTVMKSNARKVRRLAKGDVIAGFAGATADAFTLLERLEAKLEQYPDQLMRAAVELAKDWRTNKYLRNLEAMMLVADKSITLAITGNGDVLEPEHGTIAIGSGGNYAFAAARALMDSDKSAEDIARRALQIAGDICVYTNHNIVVETLDAQ from the coding sequence ATGAGCGAACACAATCCCTACGGAACGATGCATGCGACGACCATCATCACGGTACGCAAGGATGGCAAGGTGGTGATGGCTGGCGACGGCCAGGTGAGCCTTGGCCAGACCGTGATGAAGAGCAACGCGCGCAAGGTGCGGCGGCTTGCCAAGGGCGACGTGATTGCCGGTTTTGCCGGCGCCACCGCCGATGCCTTCACGTTGCTGGAACGGCTCGAAGCCAAGCTCGAGCAGTATCCCGACCAGCTGATGCGCGCTGCTGTCGAGCTCGCCAAGGACTGGCGCACCAACAAGTATCTGCGCAATCTCGAAGCGATGATGCTGGTTGCCGACAAGTCGATCACGCTGGCGATCACCGGCAATGGCGACGTTCTCGAACCCGAGCACGGCACGATCGCCATCGGATCGGGCGGCAACTACGCCTTTGCCGCCGCCCGCGCCCTGATGGACAGCGACAAGTCGGCCGAAGACATCGCCCGCCGGGCGCTGCAGATCGCCGGCGACATCTGCGTCTACACCAACCACAATATCGTCGTGGAGACACTGGATGCCCAATGA
- the hslU gene encoding ATP-dependent protease ATPase subunit HslU encodes MSTFSPREIVSELDRFIIGQNDAKRAVAIALRNRWRRQQLGDELRDEVMPKNILMIGPTGVGKTEISRRLAKLAGAPFVKVEATKFTEVGYVGRDVEQIIRDLVEVGIGLVREKRRVEVKAKAHQNAEERVLDALVGATASPATRDSFRKKLRANELDDKEIEIDIAETGAPGGGFEIPGMPGANIGVLNLSEMFGKALGGRTKKVKTTVKASYAMLIDDESDKLLDNEQIQREAMKAVEDDGIVFLDEIDKIASREGGMGAGVSREGVQRDLLPLVEGTTVATKYGPVKTDHILFIASGAFHVAKPSDLLPELQGRLPIRVELRALTKEDFRRILTETEASLIRQYKALLDTEEVKLDFTDDAIDALADVAVQLNATVENIGARRLQTVMERVLDEISFNAPDRAGHEVTIDAEYVRKHVGDLAANTDLSRYIL; translated from the coding sequence ATGAGTACGTTTTCACCCAGGGAAATCGTGTCGGAACTCGACCGTTTCATCATCGGCCAGAACGACGCCAAGCGCGCCGTGGCGATCGCGCTTCGCAACCGCTGGCGCCGCCAGCAGCTCGGCGATGAGCTGCGCGACGAGGTGATGCCGAAGAACATCCTGATGATCGGACCGACCGGTGTCGGCAAGACCGAGATCTCCAGGCGGCTTGCCAAGCTCGCCGGCGCGCCCTTCGTCAAGGTCGAGGCGACCAAGTTCACCGAGGTCGGCTATGTCGGCCGCGACGTCGAGCAGATCATCCGTGACCTCGTCGAAGTCGGCATCGGTCTCGTGCGCGAAAAGCGCCGCGTCGAAGTCAAGGCCAAGGCCCACCAGAATGCCGAGGAGCGTGTGCTCGACGCGTTGGTCGGCGCCACTGCATCGCCGGCAACGCGCGACAGTTTCCGCAAGAAGCTGCGGGCCAACGAGCTCGACGACAAGGAAATCGAGATCGACATCGCCGAGACCGGCGCACCGGGCGGCGGCTTCGAGATCCCGGGCATGCCGGGCGCAAATATCGGCGTGCTCAATCTTTCGGAGATGTTCGGCAAGGCGCTCGGCGGCCGCACCAAGAAGGTCAAGACGACCGTCAAGGCTTCCTATGCCATGCTGATCGACGACGAGTCCGACAAGCTGCTCGACAACGAGCAGATCCAGCGCGAGGCCATGAAGGCAGTTGAGGACGACGGCATCGTCTTCCTCGACGAAATCGACAAGATCGCCTCGCGGGAAGGCGGCATGGGCGCCGGCGTGTCGCGTGAAGGCGTGCAGCGAGACCTGTTGCCGCTCGTCGAAGGCACGACGGTCGCCACCAAATACGGGCCGGTCAAGACCGACCACATCCTCTTCATCGCGTCCGGCGCCTTCCATGTGGCAAAGCCGTCGGACCTGCTGCCGGAATTGCAGGGCCGCCTGCCGATCCGCGTCGAGCTGCGCGCGCTGACCAAGGAAGACTTCCGCCGCATCCTGACGGAAACCGAGGCGAGCCTCATCCGCCAGTACAAGGCGCTGCTGGACACGGAAGAGGTCAAGCTCGACTTCACGGACGACGCGATCGACGCGCTTGCAGATGTGGCCGTGCAGTTGAACGCCACGGTCGAGAACATCGGTGCCCGCCGGCTGCAGACCGTGATGGAGCGTGTGCTGGACGAGATCTCGTTCAATGCACCCGACCGTGCCGGCCACGAGGTGACGATCGACGCCGAATATGTGCGCAAGCATGTCGGCGACCTCGCCGCCAACACCGACCTGTCGCGCTACATCCTGTGA
- a CDS encoding DUF1402 family protein, protein MRFTACMLAIATFCLTASQSFAATDVPPGNRNVEQPAIPGASVRRTKAGRTSFDAKFDKVRDLLATDKQLISKIKSVSRAYGIAPIHMVGAIVGEHTYNVDAYDRLQSYYVKAAAYAGNSFQFGYDGETVAEFVARPQFSECGAKKGAYALWSCRERVWDNDFRGKSVGGKSYPNNRFSAVFFQPFFAGQTFGLGQINPLTALMLTDIVAKTSGYERLDENNAAGVYEAIMDPDVSLAYMAASIRHSIDAYKSIAGVDISTNPGVTATLYNVGNPDGRAAALAAKIQNGQAQWPEENYYGWLVNDKLSELESLL, encoded by the coding sequence GTGCGTTTCACCGCCTGCATGCTCGCTATCGCCACGTTTTGCCTGACCGCAAGCCAGTCATTCGCCGCGACCGACGTTCCGCCGGGCAACCGCAACGTCGAGCAACCGGCGATCCCCGGCGCATCCGTGCGCCGCACCAAGGCCGGCCGCACGTCCTTTGACGCCAAGTTCGACAAGGTCCGCGATCTCCTGGCGACCGACAAGCAGCTGATCAGCAAGATCAAGTCCGTGTCGCGCGCCTATGGCATCGCGCCGATCCACATGGTCGGCGCCATCGTCGGCGAGCACACCTACAATGTCGACGCCTATGACCGGCTGCAGTCCTATTACGTCAAGGCGGCGGCCTATGCCGGCAACAGCTTCCAGTTCGGCTATGATGGCGAGACGGTCGCCGAATTCGTGGCTCGCCCGCAATTTTCCGAATGCGGCGCCAAGAAGGGCGCCTATGCGCTGTGGAGTTGCCGCGAGCGGGTCTGGGACAACGACTTCCGTGGCAAGTCGGTGGGCGGCAAGTCCTACCCGAACAACCGGTTCAGCGCCGTCTTCTTCCAGCCGTTCTTCGCCGGCCAGACCTTTGGCCTCGGTCAGATCAACCCGCTGACCGCGCTGATGTTGACCGATATCGTCGCGAAGACCTCGGGCTATGAGCGTCTGGACGAGAACAACGCCGCGGGCGTCTATGAGGCAATCATGGATCCGGACGTGTCGCTCGCCTATATGGCGGCCTCGATCCGCCACTCGATCGATGCCTACAAGTCGATCGCCGGCGTCGACATCTCCACCAACCCAGGCGTCACCGCGACGCTCTACAATGTCGGCAATCCCGATGGCCGCGCGGCCGCACTCGCCGCCAAGATCCAGAACGGTCAGGCGCAATGGCCGGAGGAGAACTATTACGGCTGGCTCGTCAACGACAAGCTGTCGGAACTCGAAAGCCTGCTGTGA
- a CDS encoding GNAT family N-acetyltransferase — MPNEPAHVSFVPVADSHLPLLHAWLSEPHVRQWWGDPDKEVELIREGCASGEVEGFIFHVAGKPAGYIQSWVPAQYPDDEPWAKDMPADVPGIDIFIGPAELTGRGVASLAVRAFAGRLFAAGAPRVVIDPDAGNRRAVSAYTKAGFVPYAEWIDTSGRTLLMELTRTEFERTT, encoded by the coding sequence ATGCCCAATGAGCCCGCGCATGTCAGTTTCGTGCCGGTGGCCGATAGCCACCTGCCGCTGCTGCATGCCTGGCTAAGCGAGCCGCATGTGCGGCAATGGTGGGGCGACCCGGACAAGGAAGTGGAGCTGATCCGCGAAGGCTGTGCGTCGGGAGAAGTGGAAGGCTTCATCTTCCACGTGGCCGGCAAGCCGGCGGGCTACATCCAGTCCTGGGTGCCGGCCCAGTACCCGGACGACGAGCCCTGGGCGAAGGACATGCCGGCCGATGTGCCCGGCATCGACATCTTCATCGGCCCGGCGGAACTGACGGGCAGGGGCGTCGCCTCGCTCGCGGTCCGGGCCTTTGCCGGGCGGCTCTTTGCCGCCGGCGCCCCCCGCGTCGTGATCGACCCCGACGCCGGCAACCGAAGGGCTGTCAGCGCCTACACCAAGGCCGGCTTCGTGCCTTACGCAGAATGGATTGATACGTCCGGCCGCACCCTCCTGATGGAGCTGACGCGGACCGAGTTTGAGAGGACTACATGA
- a CDS encoding cytochrome P450, with product MDMRPEPFEPPAPVPRVGIPSYLKILRTVLRNPLELWGEPSYTLPWIETKFVTQRTLIVNDPGLIRHILVDNVANYEMSKVRRLILRPILRDGLLTAEGEVWKRSRKAMAPVFTPRHAKGFAGQMLRSSEAFVERYAGAKKAPFTTNVANDMTELTFDILAETLFSGEVAVEREGFVQSVEELLHRMGRVDPMDILLAPEWVPRPTRIGGRKVMNRFRSIVSETMALRRRKMVEDPKGTPQDFLTLLLEIEGSQGLSTAEIEDNILTFIGAGHETTARALAWTLYCVANTPAYRETMEAEIDAVIAGGAEPVEWLGLMPHVLAAFEEAMRLYPPAPSINRAAIEEDQWTSQSGERVRIPKGIAVLIMPWTLHRHVLYWEKPRAFMPERFLPENREKLHRYQYLPFGAGPRVCIGATFALQEAVIALAVMMHRYRFDPTAETNPWPVQRLTTQPRGGLPMRVSVR from the coding sequence ATGGACATGCGTCCGGAGCCGTTCGAACCACCGGCTCCCGTTCCCCGTGTCGGCATTCCTTCCTACCTGAAGATCCTCAGGACCGTGCTGCGCAATCCGCTCGAACTGTGGGGCGAGCCGTCCTACACCTTGCCCTGGATCGAGACGAAGTTCGTCACCCAGCGCACCCTGATCGTCAACGATCCCGGTCTTATCCGCCACATCCTCGTCGATAACGTCGCCAACTACGAAATGTCGAAAGTGCGGCGGCTCATCCTCAGGCCGATCCTGCGCGACGGGCTGCTGACGGCGGAAGGTGAGGTCTGGAAGCGTTCACGCAAGGCCATGGCGCCGGTGTTCACGCCGCGCCACGCCAAGGGTTTCGCCGGGCAGATGCTGCGCAGTTCGGAAGCGTTCGTCGAGCGCTATGCTGGAGCCAAGAAGGCACCCTTTACCACCAATGTCGCGAACGACATGACGGAGCTGACCTTCGATATCCTGGCCGAAACGCTGTTTTCCGGCGAGGTCGCCGTTGAGCGCGAAGGCTTCGTCCAGAGCGTCGAGGAACTGCTGCACCGGATGGGCCGTGTCGATCCGATGGACATTCTGCTGGCTCCCGAATGGGTCCCGCGTCCGACCCGCATCGGCGGCAGGAAAGTGATGAACCGGTTTCGTTCGATCGTCTCGGAGACTATGGCGCTTCGCCGCCGCAAGATGGTGGAGGACCCGAAGGGCACGCCGCAGGATTTCCTGACGCTGCTTTTGGAGATCGAAGGCAGCCAGGGACTTTCGACCGCCGAGATCGAAGACAACATCCTGACCTTCATCGGTGCCGGGCACGAGACCACCGCCCGGGCACTTGCCTGGACGCTCTACTGCGTTGCCAATACGCCCGCCTATCGCGAGACGATGGAGGCAGAGATCGATGCTGTGATCGCAGGTGGTGCCGAGCCGGTCGAGTGGCTCGGCCTGATGCCGCATGTTCTCGCCGCCTTCGAGGAGGCAATGCGGCTCTATCCGCCAGCGCCGTCGATCAACCGTGCTGCGATCGAGGAGGACCAATGGACCTCGCAGTCAGGTGAACGCGTCCGTATACCTAAGGGTATCGCCGTGCTGATCATGCCCTGGACGCTGCATCGCCACGTTCTCTATTGGGAGAAGCCGCGCGCTTTCATGCCCGAGCGTTTCCTCCCGGAAAACCGCGAAAAGCTGCACCGCTACCAGTATCTGCCCTTCGGCGCCGGGCCGCGCGTCTGCATCGGCGCGACCTTCGCACTGCAGGAGGCGGTGATCGCGCTCGCGGTGATGATGCACCGCTACCGCTTCGATCCGACCGCGGAGACCAATCCCTGGCCGGTGCAGCGGCTCACTACTCAACCGCGGGGCGGGTTGCCGATGAGGGTTTCGGTTCGCTGA